The following coding sequences are from one Neurospora crassa OR74A linkage group I, whole genome shotgun sequence window:
- a CDS encoding galactose oxidase — translation MKLHWAGLLLGASLEGVNAMGTYLLEAMNRERVSGFGPVDEPSWEPTFFDESPPHKGHRISREDWTLTCNSEEREYPCQNAIDGSNTTSWRSGPISHLKGQISITVDLKVHYSVSALVILPPIDTEKDGLITHHEIWVSMDNKNWEGPIAYGMWPNTNRQRLSAFEPTSARYVKLIANAEATESSWIGISELNLYATLYTIPRDPKNGLWGPTIDFPVVPVAGAQEKSGNIILWSSWAADQFHSTPGGQTAMARWNPITKEVSKRIVTNTQHDMFCPGISIDGTGMMVVTGGNDASPTSLYDGKLDKWIKGTDMHLRRGYQASTTLDDGRVFVIGGSWAGGSNVAKDGEVYDPATGNWTMLPGAQVKPMLTDDMEGPWRADNHGWLFGWKKNSVFQAGPSKAMNWYYVEGEGSFKGAGDRGEDDDSMSGNAVMFDAVEGKILTIGGSPDYDKSWATNNAHVITLGEPGQDPVVKPAGQGGKMHSERVFHTSVVLPDGKVFIAGGQTFGIAFNEENVQFVPELYDPESNTFTELSQNNVVRVYHTLSILLPDGRVLNAGGGLCGNCSANHYDGQIFTPPYLLTENGEERSRPEIRTELPDTIEVGEELRFHTDRRIASASLVRLCSATHTVNTDQRRVPLPLGRRVPMFGRYHVQIPNDPGIVIPGYWMLFVMDEAGTPSIAKTIMIKSNVKTIGGASDEQRQYPSSRMRFQIELAK, via the exons ATGAAGTTGCACTGGGCTGGGCTCCTCCTCGGAGCCTCCCTCGAAGGTGTAAATGCTATGGGCACTTACTTGCTCGAAGCAATGAACCGAGAACGCGTTTCTGGCTTTGGCCCTGTCGACGAGCCGTCTTGGGAACCAACTTTCTTCGATGAATCGCCTCCTCACAAAGGTCATCGCATTTCCCGGGAAGACTGGACCTTGACATGCAACAGCGAGGAACGCGAGTATCCGTGTCAGAATGCCATCGACGGCTCCAACACCACTTCCTGGCGAAGCGGCCCTATCAGCCATCTCAAGGGCCAGATCAGCATCACAGTTGACCTCAAGGTCCACTACTCAGTCAGCGCCCTGGTCATCCTGCCGCCGATTGACACTGAGAAGGACGGGTTGATCACTCACCACGAGATCTGGGTCAGTATGGACAACAAGAACTGGGAGGGTCCCATCGCCTATGGCATGTggcccaacaccaacagacAGCGCCTGTCTGCTTTCGAGCCCACATCTGCCCGATACGTGAAGCTCATTGCCAACGCTGAAGCCACCGAGTCCTCATGGATTGGCATCTCCGAACTGAACCTCTACGCCACTCTGTATACCATCCCTCGGGACCCCAAGAATGGTCTCTGGGGACCGACCATTGACTTCCCTGTCGTGCCTGTTGCTGGGGCTCAGGAGAAGTCTGGTAACATCATCCTCTGGTCATCCTGGGCCGCGGATCAGTTCCACTCCACACCTGGTGGTCAAACTGCAATGGCCCGTTGGAACCCCATCACCAAGGAGGTTTCCAAGCGTATTGTCACCAACACCCAGCACGACATGTTCTGCCCCGGTATTTCCATCGATGGTACCGGCATGATGGTTGTGACTGGCGGCAATGACGCCTCCCCGACCAGTCTCTACGATGGTAAACTGGATAAGTGGATCAAGGGTACTGATATGCACCTTCGTCGTGGGTATCAGGCTTCCACTACCCTCGATGATGGACGGGTTTTCGTCATCGGTGGCTCTTGGGCTGGAGGCTCCAACGTCGCCAAAGACGGAGAGGTCTATGACCCTGCCACCGGGAACTGGACCATGTTGCCCGGTGCCCAAGTCAAGCCGATGCTGACGGATGACATGGAGGGGCCATGGAGAGCCGACAACCACGGCTGGCTCTTcgggtggaagaagaacagcGTCTTCCAGGCCGGTCCTAGCAAAGCTATGAACTGGTACTAcgtggaaggagaaggcagCTTCAAGGGAGCCGGAGACCGtggcgaggacgacgatTCCATGTCTGGCAACGCTGTCATGTTCGATGCTGTGGAGGGCAAGATCCTCACCATCGGAGGTTCGCCTGACTACGACAAGTCCTGGGCTACCAACAACGCACATGTCATCACTCTGGGCGAACCAGGCCAAGATCCAGTCGTGAAGCCTGCCGGCCAAGGGGGAAAGATGCACTCCGAGCGCGTCTTCCACACCTCCGTCGTCCTCCCAGATGGCAAGGTCTTCATTGCCGGCGGCCAGACTTTCGGTATCGCTTTCAACGAGGAGAACGTGCAGTTCGTGCCCGAGTTGTACGACCCAGAGTCCAACACCTTCACCGAGCTCTCCCAGAACAACGTCGTCCGCGTCTACCATACCCTCTCAATCCTGCTGCCCGACGGCCGAGTCTTGAACGCCGGTGGCGGTCTCTGCGGCAACTGCTCCGCCAACCACTACGACGGCCAGATCTTCACGCCGCCGTATCTCCTGACAGAGAACGGTGAAGAACGATCTCGTCCCGAGATCCGCACCGAACTGCCTGATACCATCGAAGTCGGAGAGGAACTGAGATTCCACACCGACCGCCGCATCGCATCTGCCTCCTTGGTCCGCCTCTGCAGCGCTACCCACACCGTCAACACCGACCAGCGTCGTGTTCCCCTACCTCTCGGGAGGCGTGTGCCGATGTTCGGTCGCTACCATGTGCAGATCCCCAATGACCCCGGCATCGTCATCCCTGGGTACTGGATGCTGTTTGTCATGGACGAGGCGGGCACCCCCAGCATTGCGAAGACAATTATGATCAAATCCAACGTGAAGACAATTGGAGGAGCGAGCGATGAGCAGAGGCAAT ATCCCTCGTCGCGGATGAGGTTCCAAATTGAGTTGGCGAaatga
- a CDS encoding dyp-type peroxidase: MSWVARKANIQGDVWPGLPKRFQTFLFFKIRKPDEFKTRLRSFVDEHITTAQEACDMKNQILAAKTKAKDSGVPAKILPLPGVNIAFASTGLAALGKFTFNEAAVKKDRNLSKIFKKNQLRGGLFGKGMYDDLVGEGWDEPKELRSQFKPSAGKRLIDGVLMVTASRAEDLRYKVLRVKEHFLKEPGSDDPDTVRYSNDPCLEFPFTSQGRTRPEKGKEHFGFEDGISQPLIEGLDEVAPKDKEPKAVKSGLIFARHDGDPMNQPEWAEDGSFLVIRDLQQLVPEFEKWLEDNKHNAPFAADSDDPKEKLAAYLMGRWRNGTPVDESPHHDKDPNLFRSNNFDFHPVDKHDKCPFAAHIRKMRPRGDLNHDHAVIIRRGISYGDEVTPEEKAAQKSSEEKERGLMFVCYQSDIRNGFNFLTTRWASNHHFPDRKANFVGEHGPGIDAIVGQRLNHHPERSIGLPDGKHPTEARIGLDRWVIPRGGEYFFTPSIKAMKEYLTGPPDYPPELAGP; encoded by the exons ATGAGTTGGGTTGCGAGGAAAGCCAATATTCAGGGTGACGTCTG GCCCGGCCTGCCAAAAAGGTTCCAGACCTTCCTATTCTTCAAGATCAGGAAGCCAGATGAATTCAAGACGCGACTCCGATCTTTCGTGGATGAACATATCACCACGGCCCAGGAGGCTTGTGACATGAAGAACCAGATCTTGGCGGCAAAGACAAAAGCCAAGGACAGTGGTGTCCCGGCCAAGATTCTGCCCTTGCCAGGCGTCAACATTGCCTTTGCCTCGACTGGTCTAGCAGCT CTGGGAAAATTCACCTTCAACGAGGCCGCCGTCAAGAAGGACAGAAATCTATCCAAGATCTTCAAGAAGAACCAGCTCCGTGGTGGCTTGTTCGGGAAGGGCATGTATGATGACCTGGTGGGTGAGGGCTGGGACGAGCCGAAAGAGCTTCGATCACAGTTCAAGCCGTCTGCGGGAAAGCGGCTGATTGATGGCGTGCTGATGGTAACGGCGAGTCGTGCGGAAGACTTGAGATACAAAGTCCTTCGCGTCAAGGAACACTTCCTTAAGGAGCCGGGCAGTGATGATCCTGATACTGTTCGGTACAGCAATGACCCCTGCCTTGAGTTCCCGTTCACCAGCCAGGGTCGAACTCGTCCTGAAAAGGGCAAGGAACA CTTCGGCTTCGAGGACGGCATTAGCCAGCCCTTGATCGAGGGATTGGATGAAGTGGCGCCCAAGGACAAAGAGCCAAAGGCTGTCAAGTCAGG ATTGATCTTCGCCAGACACGACGGCGACCCTATGAACCAGCCGGAATGGGCCGAAGACGGCAGTTTCCTCGTGATCCGTGACCTTCAACAGCTCGTCCCTGAGTTTGAGAA GTGGCTCGAAGACAACAAACACAATGCGCCGTTCGCCGCGGACTCTGATGACCCGAAGGAAAAGCTTGCAGCGTATCTGATGGGCAGATGGAGGAACG GAACCCCCGTCGACGAGAGCCCTCACCACGACAAAGACCCAAACCTTTTCCGATCCAACAACTTTGACTTCCACCCTGTCGACAAGCACGACAAATGCCCCTTTGCAGCTCACATCCGCAAGATGCGGCCCCGCGGCGACCTGAACCACGATCACGCGGTTATCATCCGTCGTGGCATCTCCTACGGAGACGAAGTGACGCCTGAAGAAAAGGCCGCACAGAAGTCTtctgaggagaaggagcgcgGCTTGATGTTCGTGTGCTACCAGAGTGACATCCGCAACGGATTCAACTTCTTGACCACCCGCTGGGCTAGCAACCACCACTTCCCGGACCGCAAGGCGAACTTTGTTGGCGAGCACGGTCCCGGTATCGATGCCATTGTGGGCCAGAGGCTTAATCACCACCCGGAGCGCTCTATCGGTCTGCCTGATGGCAAGCATCCTACTGAGGCGCGCATTGGACTCGACCGCTGGGTGATCCCACGAGGTGGTGAATACTTCTTCACGCCATCCATCAAGGCAATGAAGGAGTATCTGACTGGCCCCCCTGATTATCCGCCAGAGCTTGCCGGCCCTTGA
- the sad-3 gene encoding suppressor of ascus dominance-3 protein: MANRDEWIQLSATRDEIVRSNIFVKLEDGDGWKSKPEIPTAKEILLLQKEAEGLPENDVRQPWKSKEDYLKAQYEILRREGTEGLRFAVNNYIYNNNHGLRQDDDQHMFVYTQVRIKSYIMTTLGPLARVEFMPQRAIKWLKSGRLKPGSLLALTTKADKFKTICKVAVVAQRPYLLGLDQTPPLVDLMWGNPEDAVFDCDLELVMIEAQHGYFESSRHSLVGLQLAAQADTPIDKYITGSHRGNETPSFIYQSPIMDFSSVVRQPLADLEKLKSLREFNVLSGLLPKDVESISFLDASQLSALHRMVSKELAIIQGPPGTGKTFTSVEAIKVMLASRRKCPGHNPPLIVAAQTNHALDQLLGHCLEANAKILRLGSRSEREDMRPYSLYEMRRKCSRGGGGKRFRELEDDRHTNIDRVEALVDSVFGDSLIDPRQLHAHGIITEAQLESLYDDEMETSPELEKLGPFSLWLGDSRIPARIVRDRQPLISETLEADEDFDYERDVENIAYDEEDADRINGKEIKLMHIWTGKEPGHFKSWNHRAQRLLRENDNLFDIPQDWRGAVYQHLQSKLVQATTPTLAGLLAKYVEICKRRRALKARQDIDMAFSQDIAVIGCTTTGLTKYRAFLAGLQPNTLLIEEAAETREGNITSALYPSLQQLVLVGDHAQMSPRCDIRWLGQHPYNLNVSLFERLINLKMNHIMLNQQRRMRPELRRIVSPFYNNLLDHPSVQSPQARPDVPGMGGRNCWFFDHEWIERTTSDNSKLNDQEAEMITLFFVYLVSNGVSSEKITILTYYRGQRSLLLRRLKGHPSLTGCYFNVFTVDSYQGEENDIVLLSLVRSPDPVYGRNIGFLDNPHRAVVAISRARQGFYIFGNVNNLLEAKTESSFLWGLIFNRFADQGMVNRELGLPLVCQNHGNEIWIKELEDWADNTAAHVFKSFLNVGILVTAFAVKDVSTTGKTIESLLLQHGAHDFGHEEPVKRKSIVSTGSTGRGLYSHFGELPLRPIGDNWKNAEAVIQQQDRKLDKELAERNEKWLSQTHHVQDQWMPTGVTASGTRIRAGPIITQTLQLLSDLPAMTTTAAVTAGSGSHLRTGSGAGPIFAPTLNQFPNTAPIAQPELLIQLEQDDYAVSASNLKQTIGDLENDGEENWLIDFGEPE, from the exons ATGGCCAACCGCGACGAGTGGATTCAACTGAGCGCTACG AGAGACGAGATCGTCCGTAGCAATATTTTTGTCAAGcttgaagatggagacggaTGGAAGTCGAAACCCGAAATTCCCACGGCCAAGGAAATCCTTCTACTCCAGAAAGAGGCCGAAGGTCTGCCTGAGAATGATGTAAGGCAGCCCTGGAAATCCAAAGAGGACTACTTGAAGGCTCAGTACGAGATCCTTCGTCGCGAGGGCACTGAAGGTTTGCGATTCGCTGTCAACAACTAcatctacaacaacaaccacggACTGCGCCAGGATGACGATCAGCACATGTTCGTTTATACCCAGGTTCGCATCAAGTCGTACATCATGACAACATTAGGACCTCTTGCGCGTGTTGAGTTCATGCCGCAGAGAGCCATCAAATGGCTGAAGTCCGGTCGCCTAAAACCCGGCAGTCTTCTTgccctcaccaccaaagcCGACAAGTTCAAGACCATCTGCAAGGTCGCCGTGGTTGCCCAAAGGCCGTACTTGCTTGGACTTGATCAAACCCCTCCACTCGTCGACCTCATGTGGGGCAACCCAGAAGATGCCGTCTTCGATTGTGATCTTGAACTTGTTATGATTGAGGCCCAACACGGCTATTTTGAATCCTCGCGTCATTCTTTGGTCGGCCTGCAACTGGCTGCGCAGGCAGA TACTCCTATCGACAAATACATCACCGGCAGTCACAGGGGAAATGAGACACCAAGCTTCATATACCAAAGCCCTATTATGGACTTCTCTTCTGTTGTGCGCCAACCCCTTGCAGACCTTGAGAAGCTCAAATCCCTGCGCGAGTTCAATGTGCTCTCTGGACTCCTCCCAAAAGATGTGGAAAGTATCAGCTTTCTCGACGCCTCGCAACTATCCGCTCTTCATCGAATGGTCTCCAAGGAGCTTGCCATCATCCAAGGCCCTCCAGGAACGGGGAAAACTTTTACCTCGGTGGAGGCAATCAAAGTCATGCTTGCGAGTCGCCGCAAGTGTCCAGGACACAACCCGCCCCTCATTGTCGCTGCGCAGACAAATCATGCCTTGGACCAGCTGCTTGGCCATTGTCTTGAGGCGAACGCAAAGATTCTGCGTCTTGGCTCAAGAAGTGAGAGAGAAGACATGAGGCCTTACAGCTTGTATGAGATGCGCCGCAAATGCTCCCGTGGTGGGGGTGGAAAGCGGTTCAGGGAACTGGAGGATGACCGTCATACCAACATCGACAGAGTAGAGGCACTGGTTGACAGTGTGTTTGGGGACAGTCTCATCGACCCACGCCAGCTTCATGCACATGGCATCATTACCGAAGCGCAGCTGGAGTCTTTGTACGATGATGAAATGGAGACAAGCCCGGAGTTGGAGAAGCTTGGTCCCTTTTCCTTATGGTTGGGAGACTCACGAATCCCGGCTCGGATCGTTCGCGACAGGCAGCCTCTCATATCCGAAACATTGGAAGCTGACGAGGACTTCGATTATGAGCGCGACGTAGAGAACATCGCGtacgatgaagaagacgcAGACAGGATAAACGGCAAGGAAATCAAATTGATGCATATATGGACCGGAAA AGAGCCTGGACACTTCAAAAGCTGGAATCATCGTGCACAACGCTTGCTCAGAGAGAATGATAACCTCTTTGATATACCCCAAGACTGGAGGGGTGCAGTTTACCAGCATCTCCAGTCCAAACTGGTGCAAGCAACCACTCCGACGCTGGCTGGGCTGCTGGCCAAATACGTTGAGATATGCAAGCGGCGCAGAGCACTCAAAGCCCGGCAAGATATTGACATGGCCTTCTCACAAGATATTGCGGTCATCGGCTGCACAACAACCGGCCTTACAAAATACCGCGCGTTTCTGGCCGGGCTACAGCCCAATACCCTGCTTATCGAAGAAGCTGCCGAAACAAGGGAAGGAAACATTACCTCGGCTCTGTACCCTTCCCTTCAACAGCTCGTTCTGGTTGGTGACCATGCACAGATGTCGCCTCGATGCGACATTCGATGGCTCGGTCAACATCCGTACAACTTGAACGTCTCTCTGTTTGAAAGGCTCATCAACCTGAAAATGAATCACATCATGCTCAATCAACAGCGCCGCATGAGGCCGGAGCTGAGACGCATAGTCTCTCCATTCTATAATAACCTACTCGACCACCCCAGTGTCCAATCTCCGCAAGCACGTCCGGATGTCCCTGGGATGGGTGGGCGTAATTGCTGGTTTTTCGATCACGAATGGATTGAGCGAACGACTTCTGACAACAGCAAACTCAACGACCAAGAGGCTGAAATGATCACCCTCTTCTTTGTGTATCTTGTGTCTAATGGTGTGTCTAGTGAGAAGATAACCATCTTGACATACTACAGGGGCCAACGAAGTCTTCTCTTGAGAAGACTAAAAGGGCATCCATCGCTCACTGGCTGTTACTTCAACGTTTTCACAGTGGACTCGTACCAGGGTGAAGAAAATGATATTGTTCTCTTGTCCCTGGTGCGTAGCCCTGACCCAGTCTATGGGCGCAACATCGGTTTTCTTGACAACCCACACCGAGCTGTGGTTGCTATCAGTCGCGCTCGGCAAGGGTTCTACATATTCGGCAACGTCAATAACTTACTCGAGGCTAAAACCGAATCATCGTTTCTATGGGGCCTTATTTTCAATAGATTCGCTGATCAGGGCATGGTCAACCGAGAACTTGGGCTTCCTCTGGTTTGCCAGAATCATGGAAATGAAATCTGGATCAAGGAGCTAGAGGACTGGGCTGACAATACTG CAGCCCATGTTTTCAAATCGTTCCTGAATGTGGGCATCCTTGTCACGGCCTTTGCGGTGAAAGATGTTTCCACGACT GGCAAGACCATCGAATCTCTTTTACTCCAGCATGGCGCTCACGACTTTGGGCATGAGGAGCCAGTCAAGCGCAAAAGTATTGTATCGACGGGAAGTACTGGTCGTGGGCTTTATAGTCATTTCGGGGAGCTGCCATTGCGTCCTATTGGTGACAATTGGAAGAATGCCGAAGCCGTGATCCAGCAACAGGACAGAAAGCTTGACAAAGAACTTGCAGAGAGGAATGAGAAGTGGCTCAGCCAGACTCATCATGTGCAAGATCAATGGATGCCAACAGGCGTCACGGCTTCCGGAACTCGTATTCGTGCTGGTCCAATAATCACTCAAACCCTCCAGCTTCTAAGCGACTTGCCGGCCATGACCACCACAGCCGCTGTGACGGCTGGTTCTGGGAGCCATTTGCGTACTGGCTCTGGTGCTGGTCCAATCTTTGCGCCCACACTGAATCAGTTCCCCAACACCGCCCCTATCGCTCAGCCTGAGCTTCTAATTCAACTAGAGCAAGACGACTATGCCGTCTCTGCGTCTAATTTGAAACAGACAATAGGAGATTTGGAGAATGATGGAGAAGAGAACTGGTTGATTGACTTTGGGGAACCCGAATAG